The genomic interval GCGGCGCTCCAGTCGAAACGAAGGGGTCGTCGGGGTTCGTCCGCGACCCCGACACCTCGAAGCGCTCCATCTCGGTGGCGCGCGACATCACCGGCCAGTCCACCGGGACCGGCGAGTACAAGGACTTCGTGCGGGTGTTCCGCGACCGCTACGAGAAGCTCTCCGGACAGCTCCGGGGACGAGTGAACCACCGGCCGACGGACTCGCTGCGGGCGAGCCCGGGCGGCGCCGACGCCGGCCTCGTCGGGATGGTCAACGACGTCCGCTCGACGGCGAACGGCCACTGGCTCATCGAACTGGAGGACACGAAGGGCGTCTTCCCGTGTCTCGTGATGAAGGACAAGGGCATCGCCGACCTCGTGGACGAACTGCTGCTCGACGAGGTCATCGCCGTCGACGGGACGCTCGCGGACGACGCGGGCATCCTCTTCGTGGACTCGCTCCACTTCCCCGAGGTCCCCCGGACGTACCAGCCGAACACCGCCGACCGCCACGTGCAGGCCGCCCTCATCTCGGACGTGCACGTCGGCTCGCAGGAGTTCATGGCCGACGCGTGGCACCGCTTCACCGACTGGCTCCACACCGAGGAGGCCGAACACGTCGAGTACCTCCTGATCGCCGGCGACATGGTCGAGGGCGTCGGCGTCTACCCGAACCAGGACGACGAGCTCGACATCATCGACATCTACGAGCAGTACGAGGCGTTCTCGGAGTACCTCAAGGAGGTGCCCGGCGACATGGAGATACTGATGATTCCGGGCAACCACGACGCCGTCCGGCTGGCGGAGCCACAGCCCGGCTTCGACGAGGAACTGCGCGACATCATGTCGGCCCACGACGC from Halosegnis marinus carries:
- a CDS encoding DNA-directed DNA polymerase II small subunit → MPMESPARIASALASHGFNASREAVTLIAGADDPDAALALAVETAPDDALVLTAEHVKSALDRGRDRRLADPDDRDDAGGAADGTADTDPSVSGGTGASEPGDGPGGAPVETKGSSGFVRDPDTSKRSISVARDITGQSTGTGEYKDFVRVFRDRYEKLSGQLRGRVNHRPTDSLRASPGGADAGLVGMVNDVRSTANGHWLIELEDTKGVFPCLVMKDKGIADLVDELLLDEVIAVDGTLADDAGILFVDSLHFPEVPRTYQPNTADRHVQAALISDVHVGSQEFMADAWHRFTDWLHTEEAEHVEYLLIAGDMVEGVGVYPNQDDELDIIDIYEQYEAFSEYLKEVPGDMEILMIPGNHDAVRLAEPQPGFDEELRDIMSAHDARIHGNPALVDVEGVKVLMYHGVSLDEVIAELPEAKASYEEPHKAMYQLLKKRHVAPQFGGKTRVAPEEEDYLVMEEVPDVFHTGHVHKLGWGKYRRVIAVNSGCWQAQTDFQKSVNIDPDAGFAPILDLDTLSMTVHDFN